In bacterium, one DNA window encodes the following:
- a CDS encoding ankyrin repeat domain-containing protein: protein GYDGEKSVKRNLIFFLFLVCHSLVCAYDPEDPRNLQLLEAAKTGNAAGIERLIAMGADPNVINTERSSPLELAIQNGHANVVQILLNSGVSPENKAGQSPLLSAVYRGDVQMVRMLIAAGAMVNDVTGNLDRSFFGQSATTSLRN, encoded by the coding sequence GGTTACGATGGAGAAAAATCCGTGAAAAGAAATTTGATTTTCTTTCTGTTTCTGGTGTGTCACTCGCTCGTATGCGCGTACGATCCGGAAGATCCGAGAAATTTGCAGCTCCTGGAAGCAGCAAAAACTGGTAATGCAGCAGGGATAGAACGACTGATCGCTATGGGTGCTGATCCTAACGTGATCAATACGGAACGCTCCAGCCCTCTGGAACTCGCAATCCAAAACGGGCATGCAAACGTGGTTCAGATTCTGCTCAATTCTGGAGTAAGTCCCGAAAACAAGGCGGGGCAAAGTCCTTTACTATCCGCAGTGTATAGAGGCGATGTTCAAATGGTTCGAATGTTGATTGCTGCAGGTGCGATGGTAAATGACGTAACCGGAAATCTCGATCGATCCTTCTTTGGGCAATCAGCTACTACCAGCCTGCGAAACTAG